One Actinomycetes bacterium genomic window, AGCCATGCGGTCGGCTTCGCCCGTGAGGGAGCCCACATCATCGGGATCGACATGTGCGCCGACCTGGAGCACGCGCCGTATCCACTGGCGACAGAGGAGGATCTCGCCGAGACCGTACGCCTGGTCGAGGAGGCCGGCGGCGCGATGCATCCCGAGCGGGCCGACGTGCGCGAGTACCGGCCGCTGCGCGAGGCGGTCAAGCGGGGCATTGAGCTCTTTGGCCGCTTGGACGTGATCCTCGCCAACGCCGGCACCTACGCGCCGATGCCGGTGCAGTACGTCGACCCCGACTCGTGGAGGGAGACCGTCGACGTGAACCTCACCGGCGTCTTCCACACGGTCAAGGCAGGGGTGCGCACCATGATCGAGCAGAACGAGGGCGGTGCGGTCGTGATGACGTCGTCGACCGCCGGGCTGAAGGGCTTCTACGGCGCCCCTGCGTACAACGCGGCGAAGCACGGCGTGGTGGGACTGATGCGGTCGCTGGCGCTCGAACTCGCCCCCAACCAGATCCGGGTCAACTCGATCCATCCCACCTCGGTCGCGACGCCCATGATCGTCAACGAGGTGTTCCCCAAGCTGGTGCGGATGGACCTGGAGGACCCGGGTGTCGACGACGCAGCCGAGTTCCTCAGGCCCCAGCAACCGATGGACATCCCTTGGATCGAGGCTCAGGACATCACCAACGCGATGCTGTGGTTGTGTTCCGACGAAGCCCGCTACGTCACAGGAGTCACGATGCCGATCGATGCGGGTGCCCTGCTGAAGTAGTCCGGGAGTACGCGGGTACTTTGGGCCCATGCCCCGAAAGCGTCCGACCCGTATTCGTGTCCTGCTGGTGGCGCTCGGCGCCACGGCTTTCGTGGCGGCCGGCTGCACCTCGGAGGGCGACACCGCCTCGGACCAGGTCGAGTCCTCGCGTGACGACGAGCCGGCGGTGGCCCCGGGTGGGGGCGACGACGCCGACGGCGGCTCCGATGCCACGCCGGACGCCGAGGCCGACTCCGGCGTGCCCGCCGATGCGGGAGTGGTCATGACCGACGTCGCCACAGGAGAGTCGGTGCCGCTCGACGCGGCGCTTGCCAGCTCCGACGGCAAGCCGGTGCTCGCATGGTTCTGGGCTCCGTACTGCCCTACGTGCCGTGGCGAGGCCCCTGAGCTCAACGAGTTCATGGCCTCGAACTCGGACCGGGTCAAGCTGGTCGGCATAGGCGCGCGAAACGACCTGGAGCAGGCCGAGGGATTCCTGTCGGACACCGGCGTGTCCAACTTCCCGCTGCTATGGGATCCGACCGGCCAGTCGTGGGTCGACAACGCAGTTGCCGCGCAGCCGTACATGATCCTGTTGGTGGACGGTGAGGAAGTGGAGCGTTGGCCGGGTGGTGCATCGGTGCGCCAGATCGAGGACGCGCTCGCGCAGGTCTGACCCAGCGCCGTGCCCCGCCGGCTAGACGAGGGGTATGTATCCCGGCACCTGGCGGTGCGGCGTGTCCAGGTAGACCTTCGCCTCGGGTGAGCCGCCGAGGCGGCCATGGCTCCACCGGATCTCGACGTGACCGACCACCTCCACGCTGCCGCCTTGCCCGGAGTCGTCGCGTGCCGACATGGCAGCCGACCAGGTGACCTGCGGTTGTCCGGCCGCCTGCGGGCCGATCTCGAAGTCGTCGAGCTGCCACGCCTGGTTCCAGTCCCACGGGGTCGCCACGCGCAACCGCAGTGATTCGCCCCGGCCGGTGCCGAGCACGAAGTAGGGCGTCGCCGAGAGCCGCAGCAGCCTCCAGAGCATGGAACGCCTCTCGCGGTCGGTGCCGAGTGCGGAGTTCCACCGTTGCGCGGACACTCTGGAGACCACCTCGGCGAGTTCGGCGTAGGCGATCGCTGTGTCGGGCGAGGTCACCTCGCGGGCCTGCGCGAGCTGTCGGCGCTGCACCGTGTCGAGATCGCCGACCCTCTCGGGGAGCTGCTCTCCGCCCTCAACCAGCCGGCGTACCGCCTGGTAGTGCGCCTGGTGTTCGGCGGGTGCGACCTCGGCGAACCAGTCGCCGCTGCGCTGGCCCGCGGCACCTGTGAGGCAACGGTCGAACAAGGCCGAGGGAGACGCGTTGTGAAGCACCTTGGATGCGTACTTGCAGCTCACCAGGTACACGTGGTCGATCCGCAGGTCAGCGGGCACTGCGTGGTCGGCGGGGTCGCGGTGACTGCCCTTCCATTCGATCGCCACCGGATGGCGGTCCCGCAGGCCGTCGGTGGCGCGCAACAGTGCCCGGCCGTTGTTGAATGCGGCCAGGAACTCACCTTCGTGGTTGCGGTCAGCGAAGGCGCCGCGCAGCCGGTCCCAGGTGCCGTCGTCGACGTTGCGGAGCTCGGGTGGCGCCTTGGCACCCGCTAGCGCCGCCTGCGGGTCGTCGTCGCCGAGCGTGCCGAGACCCGTGACGATCTCGGTGATCTCGGTGCGAAGCGACGCCATGTCGAGATCATGCCCCAGGTAAGGTCGGCGGCGTGCCAACCACCCAAGAGATGATCGCGGCGGTCGAGGCCTACACCGCCGCCCACACTGCCGGCGACGTGGAGGCGATAGTCGCCCTGTTCGCGCCCGACGCCGTCGTGGCCGACCCGATCCACGAGCCGGCCCACGTCGGCACCGACTCCATCAGGGCGTTCTTCACCGGTACCCACCAGTTGGCCGACTCACTCGACCTCCAGCTCACCGGACCGGTTCGCGCAGTCGACAGGTTCGTGGCCTTCCCGATGCGTGCCGTTTCCACGATCGGGGAGATGAAGGTGGCAGTCGACATCATCGACGTGATGACCTTCCGAGACGACGGCCTGATCGGCGACATGAAGGCCTACTGGGACCCGGCAGCGATCACCCCGGTCGACTGACAGGGCGGCTCTGGCGCGTGCACCGTTTGGATCGGCCGAGGCGACTCGTAGGCCTGTCTTAGCCGTCAGCACCGCCGGTTCCCGGCAGAAGGGCAGGCCGATGAACGGAGCCGAAGCACTCGTGTTGTCACTCGAGCGGGCCGGAGTAGAGCGAATCTTCGGCATCCCCGGCGAGGAGAACATCCACGTCGTCGAGGCCATGCGGACTTCTTCGATCGAGTTGGTGCTCACCCGCCACGAGCAAGCGGCCGGCTTCATGGCTGCCACGCACGGACGGCTCACCAGACGGGTGGGTGTGTGCATGTCGACGCTGGGACCGGGTGCGACCAACCTCGTCACGGCGGCTGCCTACGCGCAGTTGGGTGGGTTTCCCATGCTGATGATCACCGGTCAGAAGCCGATCGGTCGATCCAAGCAGGGTCGCTTCCAGATCCTCGACGTGTGCTCGATGATGTAGCCGCTCTGCAACTTCACACGCCGCGTCGAGTCCGGGTGCGAAGCTGCAACGTCGACTCGACGGTCAACGGCGCGACGCGCAGCGACAAGGGCGCCCCGAACGCCGCGGTCGTGTGGCCCGGAGCTGACGGGAATGACCAGGTTGCGGTGGTGGAGCTCACCTCCGCCAGCTACGACGCGGGTGCTGCCACGGCCGCCTACGGCTCCGAGGCCCTCGGGGGTGACCATGACCGACTCAGCGGGTTCGGCTACGCCGCAACGCTGCCGACGGGTGAGGAATTGGCGCCGGTGAGTTTGTTCATCGACAGCCTCACCGAGATCGAGAAGTGCTACCTGACGGTTCACAACAACACCAGGGACGACTTCAAAGTCGTGTCCAGCGTCGACACTGGCGTGTTTCCGCACTGGCCTGACACGATCGCCGCCGGCACGACAGCGAACATGTACTCGAGGGCCTTGCTGATCATCCACCCGTGCAACGGTGAGGCCCTGTACCAGGCTGACGGTGGCGGCGAGTTCGGTTACACGTGGAACAACCCGGTGACCGGTTCGAACGAATGGTCGTACTACTGAACTGACGGCTACGACTGCTACTCGCAGAACGACGAGAACGACTCGAGCCTCAAGAACGTGCTGTGGATCTGCGACAAGGGCGGCGACTGCGCCACGGCTGCCGCCGGTCAGAAGATGGGTGTCGGCACGGTCCCGTCCACGACGTCAGCGGACCACTCGCAGGTGAACCAGCAGATCACCGACTAGTTGCAGCTCGCCCCTGGCCTTCCCAGCGTCGAGATCGCGCGGCATGTAGTGCAGCGCTCCACCCGCGACCCGGGTGCCGTGGCGCTGCGGTTCGCGAGGGTGCGCCAATGCCGCGCCGACAGTGCACCGGAGCAGGCCGACTCCATCGAGGCTGTCCAGGCCCTCCGGTCCTGAGGCGTCCAGGCACTATTCGGAGGAGATTGCGTCGAGCATCTCGAGTCGCCTTGCCCGGCGAGCCGGGAGGATCGCTGACAGGACCCCGAGCAGTGCGGCCGCGACCGTTATCACGACCAGTTGCAGCCACGGCAGCTTGAGGGTGAGCAGTCCGGGGTCGTCAGCGGAGATCGCGAACGCGAGGGCGACGGCAAACAGGATTCCGATCACCATGCCGAGCAAGGTTCCGAACACGGCGATGATCGCCGCCTCGGTGCGGACGGTCCATCCGAGCTGGCGCCTCGACATGCCGACGGCGCGCAACAGGCCGAACTCGCGGGTGCGCTCCAGCACCGACAACGAGAGCGTGTTGGCGACCCCGATCAGGGCGATGATCACGGCCAGCGCCAGCAGTCCGTAGAGCACGGTGACGAACAGGTCGATCGGGGCGGTCTGCGACTCGATGAACTCCTCGACGTCCTGGATCACCACGTCTGGGCGGCTGTCCACCATCTCCTCGAGGTCTGCCTTCACCGTGGCGCGTACTTCGTCGTCGTCTTCGGTGGATACGTAGACCGCGAAGATCACGTCGAGATTGGGCAACGGATTCGCCTGGATGGTCTCGTTGGAGAGGTAGTAGTTGTCGTCGGGTCCCAGCCCGTCGCTGTAGGTCGCAACGAGGGTGATGTCCTGCACGCCCGTGGAAGCGAAGTACATCGGGATGGTGTCGCCCACCTCCCAGCCGCGCTCCTCGGCCACCTCTGCACGTGCCACGAGGGCGGAGCCGGGTGATGCGGTGGGATCACCCTCGATGTCGCCCATGTCGATCAGGTCGAAGAAGTTCGAGGGCTCGTATCCGTTGGCGAACACACTCTCGCCGTCGGGCACCTCGTCGCTGACCCCGAACTCGCCCCGAGTCGAGTCCTCTGTGGGCACTGTGGTTGTCGTGGCGTCCTCGGCCGCCTTGCGCTTTGCCTCTTCGTCGAGCAGGACCACGGCGCTGAACCGGACCGGTGAGGTCTCCTCGACCCCGTCGATCGAGTTGGCGCCGTCGACCAACCCGGGAGGTACGCCGAGGTTGGAGAAGTTGCCTGCGCTCGCGATGAAGTCGACGTCGCCGAGAGCTGACTCGATCTCCTCGGTGACGCTGGCCTTGACCGTGTTGGCGAGCACTGCGATAACCACGACCAGGGTCACGCCGACGGTGAGGGCGGCCGCTGTCACCGCTGTGCGCCGCGGGTTGCGCGCGGCGTTCTCCGCGGCGAGGCGCCCGGTCACGCTGCCGCTGCGGGTCAGCGGCCAGGCAAGCGCCATGCTCGCCGGACGCGCGAGCAGCGGGCCGAGGATCACGGCCACCGACACGAGTATGAACAGCAGGCCTGCGCCCACGAGGTAGAGCGGGCTGTCAACTGAGTCAGTCAGGCCGAGGGCCGCCAGCACGATGCCACCGAACAACAGCAGGCTTCCCCAGACCTTTCGCGGTGTGGATACCCCGCTGCGGTCTATGCCGACCTCGGCGAGCGCTGCCATGGGGCTGATACGTGACGCGCGGATGGCCGGAATAACCGCTGAAACGGATGTGACGCCGATGCCCACGACGAAGGCCAGAACGAGCGTCGACCCTGTCGGGAAGGCGAGGCCGCTCTCGACGCTCACGAAGGTGCCCGTCAGCGCCTTGATCGCCGTCGCCAGCAGTGAGCCACCGATGAGTCCGATCGCTGACGCAAACAGGCCGATGATCACCGCCTCCACCAGCGTGGCGACGACCACCTGCCGACGCTTCGCCCCGATGGCCCGCAGCAGGGCGGTTTCACGCGTGCGCTGGGCCACGATTATCGAGAACGTGTTGTAGATGATGAACGCCGCCACCACGAGCGCAATCACTCCGAACACCGACACGACCGTGGTGAGGATGCCCACGAACTGGGCGACCTGTTCGGAGTTTTCCTCGGTCCACTCCTCGCCGGTCAGCACCTGCGTGTCCGGCGCCGCGTCGGCCAGCGACTCGGCGAGTTCCTGTTGTGAGACGCCTTCGGCGGCACCCGCAGCCACGTAGCTGTACTGTCCCGGCGCACCTGACAGCTGCTGCGCGACCTCTTCGGTGAAGTAGAGCGGCTTGGCCCCCGAGAACTGGTCGCCTTCCTCACCCAGGCCGAGGATGCCCACGAGCTCGAACTCGGCTTGGGTGTCCTGGCCCACGACCTCGACGGTGTCGCCGATGGACCAGCCGTTGTCCTCGGCGGTCCTGAAGTCCATCGCCAGCTGGTCCGGTTGCGTGGGACCCTCGCCGTCGACGAGCACGCCGGGTCGGATCGGGTCGTCGATCCAATTGAACACGAGGGTTGGCGGCCCGAATCCGGAGTTGATCACCTTGCCGTCGGGTCCGACCAGCGCCACTGTCGATGCCTCGACAATGCCGTACGCGGCGCGCACACCGTCAGCGGATCGGGCTTCCTCGACGACCGACTCGTCCACGGGTGGGCGGAGTTCGCCAAGGGGGAACTCCTGCACATCAGGCGAACGAACGACGGCGTCGTAGCCCTTATATACGTCTGAGATCAGCGAGTCGATCGATTCGTTGAGTACTCCGGCGAGGATCTGCGTGCCGGTGAGGAACGCGATGCCGAGGATGACGGCCAGGCCGGTGGTGACGAGCCTGCGCTTGCGCGCCATCAGCTCCTTGAACGCTACGCGTAGCATCGCAGGGCCCTCAGGCGCCGAGGTGCTTCATGTAGTCCAGGACACCCTCGGCCGTGGGTTGGATCATCTCGTCGACGATCTTGCCGTCAGCGAGGAACACCACGCGGTCGGCCCATGCGGCGGCTACCGGGTCGTGGGTGACCATCACGATGGTCTGGCCCAACTCGTCGACCGCCGAGCGCATGAAGTGCAGTATCTCGGAGCCGGAGCGGGAGTCGAGGTTGCCGGTGGGCTCGTCGGCGAAGATGATCTCCGGGCGTCCAGCCAGGGCACGTGCCACCGCGACGCGCTGTTGTTGGCCGCCGGACAACTCGCTCGGGCGGTGTGACAGCCGGTCGCCCAGCCTCACGGTCGACACGACCGTGTCGAGCCACTGTTGGTCGGGCTTGCGCCCTGCCAGGTCCATCGGCAGCGTGATGTTCTCCTCGGCCGACAGGGTCGGGATCAGGTTGAAGGCCTGGAACACGAAACCAACCGTGTCGCGTCGCAGTTCGGTCAGGTCCGAGTCGCTCAGGGTGTCGAGGTAGGTCTCGCCGATGAACACGCGGCCCTCGGTCAATCGGTCGAGCCCGGCCAGGCAGTGCATCAGCGTCGACTTGCCGGACCCCGACGGCCCCATGATCGCCGTGAAGCGCGAGCGCTCGAATGTGGCGGTGACTCCATCAAGAGCATGCACCACCGCCTCACCCTCGCCGTAGTCCTTGCGGGCGTCGGTGGCGCCCGCGGCGATGGCTGTTGGTGCGGCGGATTGGGTCAATCCCTCTTGGGACAAGGTTCTGCTCCGGAATCGGGGACGCGGTCATCCAGACCCTAATGGTGAACCGGGGTCAGGCACTCAGCGCGTTCGCCGGAAGTGACCCCTGCAACAGGTTGCTCAGTTGCGTTCGGGATCCCACACGCGATCCGAGAGGGCGGGCACGGATGCGACGGCCCAACGCGCGAACGGCCTCAGTTCCCCGCGTCTCAGCTGCCGGGCAAGCCCGAGCAGCGCCTTCGCCTCCGGGTGTCGGCGCAATCGCGCAGCCGCCACCCCGCCGATGGTGGCGTAGCGGGCGAGCAGGTCCACGTCGGGGATTGGCGAGTCGCTGAGCATGTCCACGGCGTCCAGCGCCCAGCGCAGGCGCTGGCCGTCGTCGGCCGGCGCGGGATCGCGGGGTCGGTCGAACCAGTCCACCAGAGCCTCCGGCGTGCGCGCACTGCGTGCCGGGCTGCCTTCCGGGTCCGTTGGGAGCGGGCCGCCGGACGGGTGCTCAGATGAGGTGAAGGTGGTCGACTCGACCCAGTGGGTCAGGTCTATCGGAGCGTCGGCCTCGACTTCGCGGAGCTGGTCCGCCCGGGCCACGAATGCTCCGGGCCTGGAGTTGCGAGGAGCGGGCAGCACTTCCGAGAGGGTGCCATCGCCGTGGTGCTGGGCCCCACCGCAGAAGACGACGTCGGCGCCGGTGCGGTCCGCGAGCATGGCGCAGCGCGCCAGCCACTGCGGCCGGGCCGTCGTGCCGGCATCGATCACGCTGACCCACTCGCCCCGGCAGGCGGACAGTCCGGCGCCGAAGTCGTGGTCATCAGCGGTCGACACGATGCGCACACGCCTGTCTGCCACCGTGCGAACCGCGTCGATGGTGCGATCCGTGGAGCCGCCGTCGGCGACGACGACCTCCAGGTCGGAGAACGTCTGCGCCAGCACCGAGACGGTCGCGCGGCCCACATCGTCGGCTCGGTCCCTGACGGGCAGCAGGATACTGAAACGCGGACTCACGCTTCCATTGTGAATCCCCCTACGCAGCGTGGCGCGGATGCCACGGTCGTAGGAGCGTTCTGTCTCAGGCGCGGAGTTCCATCCGGTAGACCGCGACGTTGTCGTTCTGGTCGAGCAGTTGGAGCTCTAGCGCATCGCCGAGCTCGTCCAGGGACCACAGGTGGCCGTACTCGGGCTGCTCGTCGACCCAAACAAGGCACGCAGCTCGGGTCTCCAGCGAATCGATCAGCTCGGGCAGGTCGTCGACCTTCTCGTTGGACTCCAGCCCGGTCTCGCGGGGGCTCCACTGCGGCCCGACTGCCGGATACAGCGCGTTGGGCAGGTTGGAGTACACGTCGCAATCCTCGGGCAGCGCTTCGAGGGCCGGGTTGGCCCGGACTTGCACGAAACGGTCCGACTCGTAGTTGCCGAGGAAGAACGCGTCGCCTGCGGCGAAGGTGACCGCGGCATACAGGCCCACCGCCACGTTGGCGACCGCCCAGATGTGCGCCACGGCAGAGCCGCGCGCCGCCCACTTGCGCCCGGCCTCGCCGTCGATGCGGCCGAGTTGGGAGATGAGCAGCAGGGCCAGCGCTATCAGGGAGAAGTAGGCAGGGTTCAGCAGGCGCAACTCGAGCTGGTTGAGCGCCGTCGTGGAGCGCACGTAGAGCATGTAGGTGAGGTAGCCGAATGCCTGCACGGCCAGCAGTCCGCTGGGGCGGCCGATCCACGTCAGGAACCGACGCGCAGGCGTGTCGAACTGGCTGCTTCGTCCGCCGGCGGTCAGCACGCGCCAACCGAGCCACACCGCTATCAGCAGCACGACTCCGCCGACCGCCGCCCAGAAGTACTTCGCCCCGTCGGCCACTCCCGGCAGCACCCAACGACCCATGGCCCCGAGGATGTCGAAACCGTTGTCGATCGGGCCGCGTGCGGATGGCATGCGCTCGCCGGTGAACGTGCCGTCGATGGCCCTGTTGCGGAACATCCAGATGACAGGCAGGACGATCGCCGCGAGGCCGTACGTGATCCCCGACATGAGGCGGGCGCCGAATCGGCGCCGTATGTCGAAAAGCAACCACAGCCCGCCGAGCCCGATCAGGTATACCGACACATACCTCAGCATGAAGCCGAGCCAGATCAGGCCTGCTGCGGCGAACAGCCACTTGCGCGCTCCGCTGTCGTGGAAGTTCATGAGGCTCAGCAGCCATGCCATCACGACCACGGCAAAGGCGAGGTCGGTCATCAGGAGGTGACCGAACCCGATGGTCGAGCCTCCGAGGCCGATCACGGCCGTGCCGAGCAGGACCAGTCGGTCCTGTGGCACGACTCGCCTCAACAGGCGGTATCCGACCGGGACCGCGACTGCGGCCGTGATGGCGTTGAGCAGTATTGCCGCGCCGATCGTGCCGAGCGGCGTGACCCGGGCCACGAGGGCCATGAGTGCGGGCCACAGCGGCGGCCAGATGGTGAGGGGGTCCTCGAGGAAGTACCCGAGGCCGTCTCCGGCGAGGATCGAGTCGGCGATGGCGCGGTAGCCGACGCCGTCGTCCCCCGAGGCGATGCCACTCGCGTTGGCCAGCAGCACCAGGAGGAAGGAGCCGAGCGCGATCCACTTGACCCAGCGGGCCGACTCGGCCGCCTCGTCGCGCCCGGCGCGAGGTGCCGTTGGTGGGTCCGTAGGTCGCGATCCGCTCAGCAGTGACGCACGGGCACTGGCATCAGGGTCGATCTGCTCGCTGTCCGCCACCCTGACAGTGTCAGCCGTCACTCTCGGGCTGCACAAGTCGAGTCCGGGTGTGTCGGCGTCGCTCGTAGTATTGGTGCCGTGAACTGTCCGTCCTGCTCCGAGCCCAATGAGGATCGGGCCCGTTTCTGCTCCAACTGCGGCCAACCGCTCACCGGTGGCGTAGAGGAACGGCGCGTTGTGACGGTGCTGTTCGCGGACCTCGTGGGATTCACGACACTCTCGGAGCACCGCGATCCCGAAGCGGTGAAGCGGGTGGTCGACGGAGCCTTCGAGCGCCTCGTGCGCGACGTGACGAGTTTCGGTGGCAAGGTCGACAAGATCGTGGGCGACGCCATCGTTGCCCTGTTCGGTGCCCCGGTCGCGCACGAAGATGATGCGGAGCGGGCGGTGCGCGCGGCGTTGCGCATGCAGGAGACCCTCAACTCATACGGGGCCGAGGCGGGCATAGACATCCGCATGCGGGTAGGGGTCAACACCGGCGAGGTACTCGTGGGAGCGCTGCGCGCAGGCGGGGACTACACGGCGATGGGTGACGTGGTGAACCTCGCCTCGAGGTTGCAGACGGCAGCCTCTCCCGGGCAGGTCGTGGTCGGAGACGCCACCCACGTGGCAACCGAGGACGCGGTGGCCTACGACGACGGGGGCCGGCTGACCGCGCGTGGGCGCGAGCAGACCGAACGGGTCTGGGTCGCCACCGGCACCCT contains:
- a CDS encoding steroid delta-isomerase produces the protein MPTTQEMIAAVEAYTAAHTAGDVEAIVALFAPDAVVADPIHEPAHVGTDSIRAFFTGTHQLADSLDLQLTGPVRAVDRFVAFPMRAVSTIGEMKVAVDIIDVMTFRDDGLIGDMKAYWDPAAITPVD
- a CDS encoding TlpA family protein disulfide reductase; this translates as MPRKRPTRIRVLLVALGATAFVAAGCTSEGDTASDQVESSRDDEPAVAPGGGDDADGGSDATPDAEADSGVPADAGVVMTDVATGESVPLDAALASSDGKPVLAWFWAPYCPTCRGEAPELNEFMASNSDRVKLVGIGARNDLEQAEGFLSDTGVSNFPLLWDPTGQSWVDNAVAAQPYMILLVDGEEVERWPGGASVRQIEDALAQV
- a CDS encoding mycofactocin-coupled SDR family oxidoreductase; the encoded protein is MSATDGDAFDRNRRYEGKVVLVTGAARGQGRSHAVGFAREGAHIIGIDMCADLEHAPYPLATEEDLAETVRLVEEAGGAMHPERADVREYRPLREAVKRGIELFGRLDVILANAGTYAPMPVQYVDPDSWRETVDVNLTGVFHTVKAGVRTMIEQNEGGAVVMTSSTAGLKGFYGAPAYNAAKHGVVGLMRSLALELAPNQIRVNSIHPTSVATPMIVNEVFPKLVRMDLEDPGVDDAAEFLRPQQPMDIPWIEAQDITNAMLWLCSDEARYVTGVTMPIDAGALLK
- a CDS encoding glycosyltransferase family 2 protein; translated protein: MSPRFSILLPVRDRADDVGRATVSVLAQTFSDLEVVVADGGSTDRTIDAVRTVADRRVRIVSTADDHDFGAGLSACRGEWVSVIDAGTTARPQWLARCAMLADRTGADVVFCGGAQHHGDGTLSEVLPAPRNSRPGAFVARADQLREVEADAPIDLTHWVESTTFTSSEHPSGGPLPTDPEGSPARSARTPEALVDWFDRPRDPAPADDGQRLRWALDAVDMLSDSPIPDVDLLARYATIGGVAAARLRRHPEAKALLGLARQLRRGELRPFARWAVASVPALSDRVWDPERN
- a CDS encoding ABC transporter ATP-binding protein is translated as MTQSAAPTAIAAGATDARKDYGEGEAVVHALDGVTATFERSRFTAIMGPSGSGKSTLMHCLAGLDRLTEGRVFIGETYLDTLSDSDLTELRRDTVGFVFQAFNLIPTLSAEENITLPMDLAGRKPDQQWLDTVVSTVRLGDRLSHRPSELSGGQQQRVAVARALAGRPEIIFADEPTGNLDSRSGSEILHFMRSAVDELGQTIVMVTHDPVAAAWADRVVFLADGKIVDEMIQPTAEGVLDYMKHLGA
- a CDS encoding FtsX-like permease family protein, translated to MLRVAFKELMARKRRLVTTGLAVILGIAFLTGTQILAGVLNESIDSLISDVYKGYDAVVRSPDVQEFPLGELRPPVDESVVEEARSADGVRAAYGIVEASTVALVGPDGKVINSGFGPPTLVFNWIDDPIRPGVLVDGEGPTQPDQLAMDFRTAEDNGWSIGDTVEVVGQDTQAEFELVGILGLGEEGDQFSGAKPLYFTEEVAQQLSGAPGQYSYVAAGAAEGVSQQELAESLADAAPDTQVLTGEEWTEENSEQVAQFVGILTTVVSVFGVIALVVAAFIIYNTFSIIVAQRTRETALLRAIGAKRRQVVVATLVEAVIIGLFASAIGLIGGSLLATAIKALTGTFVSVESGLAFPTGSTLVLAFVVGIGVTSVSAVIPAIRASRISPMAALAEVGIDRSGVSTPRKVWGSLLLFGGIVLAALGLTDSVDSPLYLVGAGLLFILVSVAVILGPLLARPASMALAWPLTRSGSVTGRLAAENAARNPRRTAVTAAALTVGVTLVVVIAVLANTVKASVTEEIESALGDVDFIASAGNFSNLGVPPGLVDGANSIDGVEETSPVRFSAVVLLDEEAKRKAAEDATTTTVPTEDSTRGEFGVSDEVPDGESVFANGYEPSNFFDLIDMGDIEGDPTASPGSALVARAEVAEERGWEVGDTIPMYFASTGVQDITLVATYSDGLGPDDNYYLSNETIQANPLPNLDVIFAVYVSTEDDDEVRATVKADLEEMVDSRPDVVIQDVEEFIESQTAPIDLFVTVLYGLLALAVIIALIGVANTLSLSVLERTREFGLLRAVGMSRRQLGWTVRTEAAIIAVFGTLLGMVIGILFAVALAFAISADDPGLLTLKLPWLQLVVITVAAALLGVLSAILPARRARRLEMLDAISSE